GGCGCTGCACGCCCGCCACTTCAAACGCGATCTCGCGGAGCAACTGTCCCTTCCCGTGGCCGCGCTGGCCATCCTGGCCTGTACGTTCGCCGGGGGCGGGTGGGCGGTGCTCGCGGCGGGCCTGGTGGCGGCCGCGACGGTGACCGTGGGGGTGCTGTTGTCCCGGCGGCCCGCGGTGGACCCGGTGAGGAGCTCGCAGTGACGCAAGAGTCGCGGAAGCCGGCAGGCTCCGCCGGGCAGCGCGCGTCGGCCGCGCAGTCCGGGCCCCTCGACGCGTCGGCCATACCGTCCGGGCCGCTGGACGCGTTGACCGATGTCGCCGGGCTGCGGGTCGGTCACGCGCAGGTGGCGGGCGCGGGTGCGCTGAGCGGCACCACCGTCGTCCTCGCTCCCGAGGGTGGTGCCATCGCCGCCGTCGACGTACGCGGCGGCGGCCCCGGCACCCGCGAGACGGACGCGCTCGATCCGCGCAATCTGGTGCAGCGCATCGATGCCGTCGTCCTTACGGGCGGCAGCGCGTACGGACTTGACGCGGCGTCCGGTGTGATGGCCTGGCTGGAGGAGCAGGGGCGCGGGGTGCGGGTCGGCCCCGATCCGGCGCAGGTGGTGCCCGTGGTTCCGGCCGCATGCATCTTCGACCTGGGGCGGGGCGGTGACTGGCGGGCCCGTCCGGATGCCTCGACCGGTCGCGCGGCGGTGGAGGACGCGGCGGGTACGGAGCCGGGCGCCCCGGTCGCCGAGGGAGGCGTCGGCGCCGGTACGGGCGCGGTCGCCGGGCAGCTCAAGGGCGGGGTGGGCACGGCGAGCGTGCGGCTGGCGTCCGGGATCACGGTGGGCGCGCTCGTCGTGGTGAACGCGGCAGGTTCGGTCCTCGATCCGCGTACCGGAGTGCTGTACGGGGAGTACGGCGCCGCCGAACCGCCGGTGCACCCCGCGCCCGAGGTCCACCGCGCGGCGCAGCAGCGTCTGGCCGAGGCGCGTCAGGAGTCCGCACGGCCCCCGCTCAACACCACGCTCGCGGTCGTCGCCACGGACGCCGGCCTGACCCGCGCCCAGGCGCAGAAGCTCGCGGGTACGGCCCACGACGGACTGGCGCGCGCCGTCCGCCCCGTACATCTGCTGACCGACGGGGACACCGTTTTCGCGTTGGCCACCGGTGACCGGCCGATGGATCCGCAGAACCCGATCGCGCTCAACGATCTGCTGGCGGCCGGCGCGGACGCCCTGACCCGGGCCATCGTGAAGGCCGTCCGGGCAGCTCAGAGCGTCGACGGCGGACCGGGCGGCGGCAACTACCCCTCGTACAGCGATCTCTACGGCGCCCGCCCGCACCTCTCATGACCGTAACCGCACGGCCGTCCGAATCTCGACTCGCCTGCCGGTCAAGGAAGTTCGGACGAACCCCCAGGAACCATCCATGTGCGTCATACGTTTTCCAGAACCCCGGTCACGATGTCGGACCCAGGGACTACGTTAAGCACGCACCACGTAACACGCGGCGACGGCCTGGAGACAGCACCTTGAGCGATCCGTACGAGACAACCGAGCAGCACCTCG
This sequence is a window from Streptomyces sp. NBC_01217. Protein-coding genes within it:
- a CDS encoding P1 family peptidase encodes the protein MPSGPLDALTDVAGLRVGHAQVAGAGALSGTTVVLAPEGGAIAAVDVRGGGPGTRETDALDPRNLVQRIDAVVLTGGSAYGLDAASGVMAWLEEQGRGVRVGPDPAQVVPVVPAACIFDLGRGGDWRARPDASTGRAAVEDAAGTEPGAPVAEGGVGAGTGAVAGQLKGGVGTASVRLASGITVGALVVVNAAGSVLDPRTGVLYGEYGAAEPPVHPAPEVHRAAQQRLAEARQESARPPLNTTLAVVATDAGLTRAQAQKLAGTAHDGLARAVRPVHLLTDGDTVFALATGDRPMDPQNPIALNDLLAAGADALTRAIVKAVRAAQSVDGGPGGGNYPSYSDLYGARPHLS